One Patescibacteria group bacterium genomic window, AAAACTTTCCCACCACCGTTTCAATATTCTTCTTTTGTTGAAGCGGGAACCATTGAATTCTTTTGTCTTTCTTGAACCACGTTCTTTGGCGCTTCGCATACCGCCAGATCGCCTGCGCAAGCTCCTCGGTCATTTGCCTCTTTGTAATTTTCCCCTGGAGATATCGCGCAAGAGAGCGATACTCAAGCCCCAGTTCTTCCATGCGTTTCCAAGAAAGCCCCTCTTTGTGAACCCGCCCTGCCTCGGCAACCATTCCCGTTTTTATTCTTGTAACAAGGCGTTTGCGTATCTTTTCTTTTAAGACCTTATCATCGGTTGCAATGCCGATCTGCAGTATCTCATATTTTTTTGAACCCTCTTTTTTTAGGTCCGGAACACTGCCCAACTGTTTTGCGATCTCAATGGCACGAATAAGCCGCCGCGGGTTTTTTGCATCGATCTCTTTTGCCCGCCGAGGATCAAGTTTTTTGAGCATCGTGAAAAGTAGGGCGGCGGTTTTCTGTTCAAGTTGTGCCCGCAGTGCTTTATTCGGCTTCACTTCGGGGACATTGATATCGTCCACGATAGCCTGGATATAAAATCCCGTACCACCGACAACGATCGGCAGTTTGCCGCGGCGCACGATGTCCGCGATGGCTTTTTCCGCGAGCCTCTGCCACTTCGTGACCGTAAAGATGTTGCGCGGGTGCGCTACGTCAAGGAGGTGGTGGGGAATACCTCGCATTTCTCTTTTGGTTATTTTCCCCGTTCCGATATCAAGCCCTTTGTACACCTGCCGCGAATCTGCCGAGACCACTTCACCGTCAAATTTTTTCGCGAGGAGGATGGCGAGATCGCTTTTTCCCGAAGCAGTGGGTCCCAGAATGACCAAGAGCTTCGGTTTTTGAGGGGCGCTTTTTTGCAATGATTTTTTTCTCATGATACTATGGAAACCTACTTACCAATTAAACATATCAACATATTATGAATTGTAAAGAAAACGAGTGTTGCGGAGGGTGCGGGCCGACCAATATGATAGGAATGGAGGTTCCCGCTTTTGAGTTTGAAGCGTACCACGAAGACAAGATAAAGAAGATAAAATTGGCGGACTATAAAGGCAAGTGGCTTATCTTGTTCTTTTATCCTGCCGACTTTACCTTTGTGTGCCCGACCGAATTGGAAGACATGGCGGATCACTACGAAGAGTTCAAGAAAGAACACGCGGAAGTACTCTCGGTAAGCACCGATACGGTTTTTGTCCATAAGGCGTGGCATGATGAATCTCAAGCGATCGGGAAGATAACCTATCCGATGGTTGCGGATCCAGCCGGGAAGCTCGCGAGAGCGCTCGGTGTCTATATCCACGACGAAGGACTGGTTCCTCGCGATGATGGAGGGCTAGCTCTTCGCGGCAGTTTCATTATTAATCCCGAGGGGAAACTCGTTTCCTATGAAGTGAACGATAACAGCATCGGGCGAAACGCCAAGGAGCTTCTCCGGAAATTGCGGGCGGCAAAGTTTGTGGCCGAGCACGGAGGAAATGTGTGTCCCGCAAAATGGGAACCGGGATCTGACACCCTGAAACCGGGACTTGATCTCGTGGGGAAGATATAAAAAATATTAACCCCAGAGTTCTACTCTGGGGTTAATATTTTTTGTTATGTCGTCGTTCGGACGGAATGAAGATCTCCACCGCTTTGCGGTTTCGATTTTCATTCCTCTCCTCACTAGACATAATAAAGGGTGAAGATATCGCAAAACAAAACCCGCGCATGGTGCGGGTTTTGTTTTGCAAAAACAGTAGGGTGACTTTCCTCTTATAAAGAATGAGAAACCCGGGTTCCTATAAGCCCCTGCTCGCTGTAACAAAAAACTTACACTATCTCACTGGTTTATATCCACCAGGAACTCCTTTCGGCGAGAGAACAATTTGCCACAACTCTAGGCGGCGCGCCTTGAAAGCGCCTGCGGTTGAAAGTAAGTAATATTTCCACATGCGATAAAATCGCTCGTTATATTTTCCACTCTTTTTTAATTCCGGCCACGCTCTGTCAAAATTTTCAAACCACGCCATGAGTGTTTTGTAATAATCGTACCCAAAATTGTGCCAGTCCT contains:
- the miaA gene encoding tRNA (adenosine(37)-N6)-dimethylallyltransferase MiaA, encoding MRKKSLQKSAPQKPKLLVILGPTASGKSDLAILLAKKFDGEVVSADSRQVYKGLDIGTGKITKREMRGIPHHLLDVAHPRNIFTVTKWQRLAEKAIADIVRRGKLPIVVGGTGFYIQAIVDDINVPEVKPNKALRAQLEQKTAALLFTMLKKLDPRRAKEIDAKNPRRLIRAIEIAKQLGSVPDLKKEGSKKYEILQIGIATDDKVLKEKIRKRLVTRIKTGMVAEAGRVHKEGLSWKRMEELGLEYRSLARYLQGKITKRQMTEELAQAIWRYAKRQRTWFKKDKRIQWFPLQQKKNIETVVGKFLS
- a CDS encoding redoxin domain-containing protein: MNCKENECCGGCGPTNMIGMEVPAFEFEAYHEDKIKKIKLADYKGKWLILFFYPADFTFVCPTELEDMADHYEEFKKEHAEVLSVSTDTVFVHKAWHDESQAIGKITYPMVADPAGKLARALGVYIHDEGLVPRDDGGLALRGSFIINPEGKLVSYEVNDNSIGRNAKELLRKLRAAKFVAEHGGNVCPAKWEPGSDTLKPGLDLVGKI